In Candidatus Mycalebacterium zealandia, one DNA window encodes the following:
- a CDS encoding aminotransferase class I/II-fold pyridoxal phosphate-dependent enzyme has product MSEYRFSSRTKHFVQPRQWASMRVAKDIEKKTGKTIIHFEKGDYQGPDFDTPQHIIEATTEAVEQGYVRYDPGPGLPELREAIAERTTSQGRKTDPEEVIVTAGAKHALTASLNIFLEDGDEVIFPNPGYPPDEVWAKYLGAKIKHTPLTDPDWQFNVKELESLITPKTKLLIINTPQRPNGHLVENPEEIAEMCQRHPDLVVISDEIFSQVTFDKPHKSISAVDGMADRTIVIDTFSKTWAMTGWRIGWAVAPKPIVEKMSIFLQDSITNVAALIQRAAYSALTGPQDWVHEKHGLLQKKRDRMIAALNEVPGVKCDTPDGAFYAFADITGTGLTSQEYTDRLVERAGVAVVAGTAFGDRGEGFIRVTYACSDEDIDEGTQRMKDADLK; this is encoded by the coding sequence ATGTCAGAGTACAGGTTCAGTTCAAGAACGAAGCATTTTGTTCAACCCAGACAGTGGGCGAGCATGAGGGTGGCAAAAGATATTGAGAAAAAGACGGGCAAGACCATAATCCATTTTGAAAAAGGGGATTATCAGGGACCCGATTTTGACACTCCCCAACACATAATTGAGGCGACAACCGAAGCGGTTGAACAGGGCTATGTACGCTATGACCCGGGTCCGGGACTTCCGGAACTCAGAGAGGCAATCGCGGAAAGAACAACCTCTCAGGGTCGCAAAACCGACCCTGAAGAAGTAATCGTAACCGCCGGAGCGAAACATGCGCTCACCGCGTCTCTGAACATCTTTCTTGAAGACGGCGACGAGGTGATATTCCCCAACCCCGGTTATCCGCCTGACGAAGTGTGGGCAAAGTATCTGGGAGCAAAGATAAAACACACGCCGCTTACCGACCCCGACTGGCAGTTTAATGTTAAGGAACTTGAATCCCTTATAACCCCGAAGACGAAGCTTCTCATAATAAACACTCCCCAGCGTCCCAACGGGCATTTGGTTGAAAACCCCGAAGAGATAGCCGAAATGTGCCAGAGGCACCCGGATCTGGTTGTTATATCGGACGAGATTTTCTCTCAAGTAACCTTTGACAAGCCGCACAAAAGCATAAGCGCGGTTGACGGAATGGCGGACAGAACAATCGTCATTGACACATTTTCAAAAACATGGGCGATGACCGGATGGAGAATTGGCTGGGCGGTCGCGCCGAAGCCGATAGTGGAGAAGATGTCAATCTTCCTTCAGGACTCCATAACAAATGTTGCCGCTTTGATACAGCGCGCCGCGTATTCCGCCCTTACGGGACCGCAGGACTGGGTTCACGAAAAGCACGGTCTTCTGCAAAAGAAAAGAGACAGAATGATTGCCGCTCTGAATGAGGTTCCCGGAGTCAAATGCGACACGCCGGACGGGGCGTTTTACGCTTTTGCCGACATAACGGGAACGGGACTTACTTCGCAGGAATACACAGATCGCCTTGTTGAGCGCGCCGGAGTCGCAGTTGTCGCCGGAACCGCTTTCGGAGACAGGGGCGAGGGTTTTATACGCGTAACCTATGCGTGCTCTGATGAGGACATAGACGAGGGAACGCAAAGGATGAAAGACGCCGATTTGAAATAG
- a CDS encoding aminotransferase class I/II-fold pyridoxal phosphate-dependent enzyme, with the protein MEIKWSDRISELPPYLFAEIDKKKAECIAKGVDVIDLGVGDPDIPTPSHIIGAAAKALKDPANHRYPSYAGMAEFRAAAAGWFEKRFGLKLNPDTEVLALIGSKEGVAHAPMAFVNPGDPALIPDPGYPVYPVSVAFAGGRPHVMPLLKENGFLPDFDAIPSEVASRATMMFLNYPNNPTTAIADGAFFEKVVRFAHDNNIVVCHDAAYTEIAFDGFSPPSFLQTPGAKEVGIEFHSLSKTFSMTGWRIAFAAGSERAIAALGKVKTNIDSGAFQAVQMAGIEALTAEDPGFKDRADTYRLRRDIFCKGLDKAGLPYHKPLSTFYVWFETPPGVTSEQFSSMLLEQCGVVITPGNGFGEFGEGYVRASITFDTERIREAADRLASLSL; encoded by the coding sequence ATGGAAATAAAGTGGTCTGACAGAATATCTGAACTGCCGCCCTACCTTTTTGCGGAGATAGACAAAAAGAAGGCGGAATGTATTGCCAAAGGGGTTGATGTGATAGACCTCGGAGTCGGCGACCCGGACATTCCCACGCCCTCTCATATAATCGGCGCGGCGGCAAAAGCTCTCAAAGACCCCGCGAACCACCGATACCCCTCTTACGCCGGAATGGCGGAATTCAGAGCCGCGGCGGCGGGATGGTTTGAAAAAAGGTTCGGTTTGAAACTCAATCCCGACACCGAGGTTCTCGCGCTTATCGGCTCAAAAGAAGGTGTCGCCCACGCACCGATGGCGTTTGTCAATCCCGGTGACCCGGCGCTTATTCCCGACCCCGGCTATCCCGTGTATCCGGTTTCAGTCGCGTTTGCCGGCGGCCGTCCGCATGTGATGCCGCTTTTGAAGGAAAACGGCTTCCTGCCGGATTTTGACGCCATTCCGTCTGAAGTCGCCTCGCGGGCGACCATGATGTTTTTGAACTATCCGAACAACCCGACCACCGCGATAGCGGACGGCGCGTTTTTTGAAAAGGTCGTCCGGTTCGCGCACGATAACAACATAGTCGTCTGCCACGACGCCGCCTACACCGAAATCGCGTTTGACGGCTTTTCGCCTCCCAGTTTTCTCCAGACGCCCGGAGCCAAAGAGGTTGGAATTGAGTTCCATTCTCTCTCCAAAACATTCAGCATGACAGGCTGGAGAATTGCTTTCGCGGCGGGCTCGGAGCGGGCGATTGCCGCGCTCGGCAAGGTGAAAACCAACATAGATTCCGGCGCGTTTCAGGCGGTTCAAATGGCCGGCATTGAGGCGCTCACGGCTGAGGACCCCGGTTTTAAAGACAGAGCGGACACATACCGCCTCAGAAGGGACATTTTCTGCAAGGGGCTCGACAAGGCCGGACTGCCGTATCACAAACCGCTTTCAACCTTTTATGTCTGGTTTGAAACGCCACCCGGCGTTACATCAGAGCAGTTTTCATCTATGCTTCTTGAACAGTGCGGCGTTGTGATAACGCCCGGAAACGGCTTCGGTGAATTCGGGGAAGGCTATGTGCGCGCCTCAATAACATTTGACACGGAAAGAATAAGAGAGGCCGCGGACAGATTGGCGTCTCTGTCTCTCTAG
- a CDS encoding glycosyl transferase produces MKILWFEVKVLYGIQGTGNGHIVRSREIVSLLKLRGAEVDICLSESHSEIDIGTEIKFKPRGLGFVFGKKGGIDIVSSIKKARPHELFSNVTKLPVEKYDVVVSDFEPVSSWACLIKGKKCVSLSHQTSFASEKTPRPEKVDRLSEAVLKWYAPVSIPLGLHFEKYDSFIETPVIRKQIRDRDRSNKGHYTVYLPSFAPEKIVPHLRNVDVEWHVFSKHTSRKEKKGNVSIFPVEDGTFVDSICACEGVLCNSGFETPSEALFLGKKLFVTPMKGQYEQKCNAAALEKIGAIVEKPVASRLAKKLEKFVNSPSPRAVKYRDNSDDIVDKIFESALGETA; encoded by the coding sequence TTGAAAATATTATGGTTTGAAGTGAAAGTTCTTTACGGCATTCAAGGAACGGGAAACGGACATATCGTCCGGTCACGAGAGATTGTGTCGCTTTTAAAACTCCGGGGCGCTGAAGTTGACATCTGCCTGAGCGAGTCTCACAGTGAAATAGACATAGGAACGGAAATAAAATTCAAGCCGCGCGGGCTGGGCTTTGTTTTCGGCAAAAAGGGCGGAATTGATATTGTTTCCTCAATCAAAAAAGCGCGGCCGCATGAGTTGTTTTCCAACGTTACGAAACTGCCCGTTGAAAAATACGACGTGGTCGTGAGCGATTTTGAACCCGTTTCCTCGTGGGCGTGTCTTATTAAGGGAAAGAAATGCGTTTCGCTTTCGCACCAGACCTCCTTTGCGTCAGAAAAAACACCGAGACCTGAAAAAGTTGACCGTCTGTCAGAGGCGGTTTTGAAATGGTACGCGCCGGTCTCAATTCCGCTCGGACTCCACTTTGAGAAATATGACTCTTTCATAGAAACGCCTGTTATAAGGAAGCAGATTCGTGACCGTGACCGTTCGAACAAAGGACACTACACGGTCTATCTGCCCTCTTTCGCGCCGGAGAAAATTGTTCCGCATCTGCGCAATGTTGATGTGGAATGGCATGTGTTTTCAAAGCACACGTCAAGAAAAGAGAAAAAAGGAAATGTCTCGATTTTTCCGGTGGAAGACGGCACCTTTGTGGACTCCATCTGCGCGTGCGAGGGAGTGCTGTGCAACAGCGGTTTTGAAACCCCGTCTGAAGCGCTTTTTCTCGGTAAAAAACTTTTCGTAACTCCGATGAAGGGGCAGTACGAACAGAAATGCAACGCCGCCGCGCTTGAAAAAATCGGCGCGATTGTTGAAAAACCGGTTGCTTCGCGCCTTGCTAAAAAACTTGAAAAGTTTGTCAATTCCCCAAGTCCGCGCGCGGTGAAATATCGCGATAATTCGGACGACATAGTTGATAAGATCTTTGAAAGCGCGCTCGGCGAAACCGCTTAA
- the mutS gene encoding DNA mismatch repair protein MutS, whose product MSESSTPMLEQYKSIKSRYHDSILFFRLGDFYEMFFEDALAASEILGITLTARNKKSASPVPFCGVPFHSAERYVSKLLEFGLKVAICEQVEEGQSGKLVERRVVKVLTPGTVLGDESLDSKTNNYIASVSSDSSGYHLAHCDISTGDFAVCSLKTEVAARSELLKLMPSEVVIAVENGLCAAESAVSWNPLFTIRQDLFVSSEPGSAVMKHFGISSLAACGFDETSGAALACSALLEYMRETQMDYMPSIKLPVLYGASSCVQIDESTRKNLELVKSMTSEDGPTLIKTIDLTLTPMGGRLLRKWMDYPLTQIDEIESRLDAVENLCADSDLTDSIRTELKGVNDIERLIGRISTPSSKPRDMTALKDSLLRTSELKKIAPRAAAPLLRGAGEKIDGFDSVTGRIAATIYDEPPATLAEGGVIKEGCDPDLDEFRRLRQEGRNWISGFEQQQREKTGISSLKVGYNRVFGYYVEVTKTNIDKVPPQYVRKQTLSSSERFTTPELSEWEEKIKIAEDEMLRLEREIFEGLRREVSSVADKIRECARLIAVFDVLSCFCAVAVRNGYTRPVINGGGEIDITDGRHPVVEQIRGAGAFVANNVKMDDGENRFLLITGPNMAGKSTLIRQVALTVLMAQMGSFVPCSKAVVGITDKIFTRVGASDNLAKGLSTFMSEMVETAYIIRNCTPRSLVILDEIGRGTGTFDGMSIAWAVAEHLHQVGARSLFATHYHELANLSASNPGVKNYNVAVKKSGEEIVFLKKLVPGSSSHSYGIQVAALAGVPESVLVSARKILSSLESMRAKMTELMGAEQMTLFPDAEPEQPAENSSFGKLAEDLSRIDTMNLTPAEAIKTIEELKKKLETD is encoded by the coding sequence ATGAGCGAATCAAGCACACCGATGCTTGAACAGTATAAAAGCATCAAAAGCCGCTACCACGATTCCATACTTTTTTTTCGGCTCGGTGATTTTTACGAGATGTTTTTTGAAGACGCGCTTGCCGCTTCGGAAATTCTCGGCATAACCCTCACGGCGCGCAACAAAAAATCCGCCTCGCCTGTTCCATTTTGCGGCGTTCCGTTTCACAGCGCGGAGAGGTATGTGTCAAAACTGCTTGAATTTGGGCTCAAGGTCGCCATATGCGAGCAGGTTGAAGAAGGCCAATCCGGCAAACTTGTGGAAAGGCGGGTCGTCAAAGTTCTCACTCCGGGCACCGTTCTGGGCGATGAAAGCCTTGATTCAAAAACAAACAACTACATAGCGTCAGTCAGTTCGGACTCTTCGGGCTATCATCTTGCGCACTGCGACATTTCAACCGGGGATTTCGCCGTCTGTTCGCTCAAAACAGAAGTCGCGGCACGCTCCGAACTTCTCAAACTTATGCCGTCCGAAGTTGTCATCGCGGTGGAGAACGGCCTGTGCGCCGCGGAGTCGGCCGTTTCATGGAATCCGCTTTTCACCATCAGACAAGATCTGTTTGTTTCAAGCGAGCCGGGCTCGGCTGTTATGAAACACTTCGGGATTTCGTCTCTCGCGGCGTGCGGATTTGACGAAACTTCAGGCGCGGCTCTTGCCTGCTCCGCGTTGCTTGAATACATGCGCGAAACCCAGATGGACTATATGCCTTCCATAAAACTGCCGGTTTTATACGGTGCGTCCTCCTGCGTTCAGATTGACGAATCCACAAGAAAAAACCTTGAACTCGTGAAGTCCATGACTTCCGAAGACGGACCCACGCTCATCAAAACAATTGACCTTACGCTGACCCCGATGGGCGGGCGGCTTTTGAGAAAATGGATGGACTACCCGCTCACGCAAATCGACGAGATTGAAAGCCGCCTTGATGCGGTTGAAAACCTTTGCGCCGATTCCGACCTGACGGATTCAATCCGAACCGAACTCAAAGGTGTGAACGACATTGAGCGACTGATTGGTAGAATCTCCACGCCGTCTTCAAAGCCGAGAGACATGACTGCGCTAAAGGATTCGCTTTTGCGGACATCGGAGTTGAAGAAAATTGCGCCGCGCGCGGCCGCGCCTCTTCTTCGTGGCGCCGGGGAAAAGATAGACGGTTTTGACTCTGTAACCGGGCGCATAGCCGCGACAATTTACGATGAGCCGCCCGCCACTCTTGCCGAAGGTGGGGTCATAAAGGAGGGATGCGACCCCGACCTTGACGAATTCAGACGTCTGCGGCAGGAAGGCAGAAACTGGATATCGGGCTTTGAGCAACAACAGAGGGAAAAAACCGGAATTTCCTCTTTGAAGGTCGGATACAACAGAGTGTTCGGCTACTACGTTGAGGTTACAAAAACAAACATTGACAAGGTTCCGCCCCAATACGTCAGAAAACAAACTCTTTCCTCAAGCGAAAGATTCACAACTCCCGAACTTTCCGAATGGGAGGAAAAAATCAAAATTGCTGAAGACGAGATGTTGCGACTTGAAAGAGAGATATTTGAAGGTTTGAGACGCGAGGTTTCATCTGTCGCGGACAAAATCAGAGAGTGCGCGAGGCTGATTGCCGTTTTTGATGTACTGTCGTGTTTTTGCGCCGTCGCCGTGCGCAACGGATACACAAGGCCCGTCATAAACGGAGGAGGAGAAATAGACATTACGGACGGACGGCATCCGGTTGTGGAGCAGATACGGGGTGCGGGCGCGTTTGTCGCGAACAATGTCAAAATGGATGACGGGGAAAACAGATTTCTGCTTATTACCGGACCCAACATGGCGGGAAAATCCACCCTCATAAGACAGGTCGCGCTCACGGTTTTGATGGCTCAGATGGGAAGTTTTGTTCCGTGTTCAAAAGCGGTTGTGGGGATTACGGACAAGATTTTCACACGCGTGGGTGCGTCCGACAATCTTGCGAAAGGGCTTTCAACCTTTATGTCCGAAATGGTTGAAACCGCCTACATAATACGAAACTGCACCCCGCGCAGTCTTGTGATTCTGGATGAAATCGGACGTGGTACGGGCACCTTTGACGGAATGAGCATCGCGTGGGCGGTCGCCGAGCATTTGCATCAAGTCGGCGCGAGGTCTCTTTTCGCTACTCACTATCACGAACTTGCGAATCTCTCCGCGTCAAATCCGGGAGTCAAAAACTACAATGTCGCGGTCAAGAAAAGCGGAGAAGAGATTGTTTTTCTCAAAAAACTTGTTCCCGGCTCATCAAGTCACAGTTACGGAATTCAGGTTGCCGCGCTCGCGGGCGTTCCGGAATCGGTTCTTGTGTCCGCGCGCAAAATACTTTCCTCTCTTGAAAGCATGCGCGCAAAAATGACCGAACTTATGGGCGCGGAGCAGATGACGCTTTTTCCCGATGCTGAACCCGAACAACCCGCCGAGAACAGCTCGTTTGGCAAACTCGCCGAAGACCTTTCCCGCATAGACACAATGAACCTCACGCCCGCCGAAGCGATAAAAACCATTGAGGAATTAAAAAAGAAACTTGAAACTGATTGA
- a CDS encoding glycosyltransferase — translation MLSDILRLSVFSVEILYFASLLLISIVGFHWYRLCWLYIKNRKRSSLLPPPPDVSPLPSVTVQIPVYNEVYVIKRVIEAVCAIDYPAHLFEIQVLDDSTDETSEIAGEVIEREKQRGVNISHIRRRTRRGFKAGALKDAFGSARGEFIALFDADFVPPRDFLRSILGCFSDPRVGIAQACWGHTNMEQSLLTRLQSVFLDGHFVIEQAGRSASGLFLNFNGTASVIRRECLVSSGGWHEDTMAEDLDLSCRAQLKGWKIQYLKALVCPAEIPSDIAAFKSQQRRWTGGGVQNAKKFFAALISNKGFSAAFRIEAAFHLLRSFLSPLFHFYLFSAVVIAIVGGGFPASAYNIVGATAFAASGGIFLFYTLAVLESSPERKIWRFAAVPFVIVLLSGISISNAQEVYRCLAGRGGGFVRTPKTASVAQTGHIYGQKFNFTAFLELAAAGALLFCAFAGGVKDPLMKGILTAFSGAFLYVFFLSVKTHIGRFFRGS, via the coding sequence ATGCTGTCTGATATTCTTCGCCTGTCGGTTTTTTCCGTTGAGATTTTGTATTTCGCCTCCCTGCTGCTTATTTCCATTGTGGGTTTTCACTGGTATCGCCTTTGCTGGCTTTATATAAAAAACCGCAAACGCTCATCATTGCTTCCCCCTCCGCCGGACGTTTCCCCCCTTCCGTCCGTAACCGTTCAGATACCAGTCTATAACGAGGTCTATGTCATCAAAAGGGTCATAGAGGCGGTTTGCGCCATTGACTATCCCGCTCATCTGTTTGAGATTCAGGTGCTTGACGATTCAACCGATGAGACTTCCGAAATCGCCGGCGAGGTAATTGAGCGCGAAAAACAGCGCGGCGTGAACATAAGTCACATCCGTCGCCGGACGCGGCGCGGGTTCAAAGCCGGCGCGCTCAAAGACGCGTTCGGGTCCGCGCGCGGCGAGTTTATCGCGCTTTTTGACGCTGATTTTGTTCCGCCTCGCGACTTTCTACGGAGCATTCTGGGCTGTTTTTCAGACCCGCGCGTGGGCATAGCGCAGGCGTGCTGGGGGCATACAAATATGGAACAGTCTCTGCTTACGCGTCTGCAATCGGTTTTTCTTGACGGGCATTTCGTCATTGAGCAGGCCGGTCGCTCCGCTTCGGGGCTGTTTCTCAACTTCAACGGAACCGCTTCGGTAATAAGGAGGGAGTGTCTGGTTTCATCGGGCGGCTGGCACGAAGACACGATGGCGGAGGATCTTGACCTCAGTTGCCGCGCTCAATTGAAGGGGTGGAAAATACAGTATTTAAAAGCCCTTGTATGCCCGGCGGAAATTCCGTCCGACATCGCGGCGTTCAAATCACAGCAACGCCGCTGGACGGGCGGGGGAGTGCAGAACGCGAAGAAGTTTTTCGCCGCGCTTATTTCAAACAAGGGGTTTTCCGCCGCTTTCAGGATTGAGGCGGCTTTCCACCTGTTGCGCAGTTTTTTGAGTCCGCTTTTTCATTTCTACCTGTTTTCAGCGGTCGTCATAGCGATTGTGGGAGGCGGTTTTCCGGCGTCCGCCTACAATATTGTGGGCGCGACCGCTTTCGCGGCAAGCGGTGGAATTTTTCTGTTCTACACGCTCGCGGTGTTGGAATCTTCTCCTGAAAGAAAAATCTGGAGATTTGCGGCTGTGCCGTTTGTCATTGTTCTGCTTTCGGGAATATCAATAAGCAACGCACAAGAGGTGTATCGCTGCCTCGCGGGAAGGGGCGGGGGTTTTGTGCGCACTCCGAAAACCGCTTCGGTGGCTCAGACGGGGCATATTTACGGGCAGAAGTTTAATTTTACCGCGTTTTTAGAGTTGGCGGCGGCGGGCGCGCTTCTGTTCTGCGCTTTCGCGGGCGGAGTGAAGGACCCGCTAATGAAGGGAATTCTGACCGCCTTTTCGGGCGCCTTTTTGTATGTCTTTTTCCTTTCGGTAAAAACCCACATTGGAAGGTTTTTTCGCGGGTCTTGA
- a CDS encoding YraN family protein codes for MKKPEPAKTESGEQIAADFLKEKGFLILERNFRCREGEIDIVCSDGGTLCFVEVKSRSNFAHGFPEEFVDRRKRKKITIAASRYIKKHRVESKPMRFDVVAVDLSKGDVRLLEGAFEADFSI; via the coding sequence GTGAAAAAACCCGAACCCGCGAAGACCGAGAGCGGCGAGCAGATTGCCGCGGATTTTCTCAAGGAAAAAGGTTTTTTAATTCTTGAAAGAAACTTCCGGTGCAGAGAGGGGGAAATAGACATTGTTTGCTCTGACGGCGGCACGCTGTGCTTTGTTGAAGTCAAGTCGCGCTCAAACTTCGCGCACGGATTTCCCGAAGAGTTTGTTGACCGGCGAAAGAGAAAAAAAATTACGATTGCCGCGTCCAGATATATCAAAAAACATCGCGTTGAATCTAAACCGATGCGCTTTGACGTTGTCGCGGTGGATCTTTCGAAAGGCGATGTGAGGCTTCTGGAAGGGGCTTTTGAGGCGGATTTTAGTATCTGA